One window of Tepidanaerobacter acetatoxydans Re1 genomic DNA carries:
- a CDS encoding 2-hydroxyacyl-CoA dehydratase — protein MRKVSFPYMGTSYIPFERLLTAFGNEVVVPPRPTEETISYGTKYAPEFACYPFKIVLGTYIQVLEVGADTLVSSGGVGPCRAGLYTTLQEKILKDLGYEFEMITLEPPGRHLRDLIDNIKKLINDRLSLKDYISIGRFAWKQLVLLDKVERLSHKMRPLEVKRGDTTQTYKKCVELIAGAKKYSDLREIEREVELLYDAIEKKDYDPIKIGIVGEIYVLLEPSSNLEIEEMLGELGVYVERSMFLSEYTISNAVMDLFHIAGDRDAKKMAAPYFKEMCGGHGRESVGNSVLFAKRGFDGIIQLSPFTCIPEIVAKSILPKVCKEHGLGFLTISLDEQTGKEGLRTRLEAFVDLLMAKRKKAESFRVKSQYVKEMA, from the coding sequence ATGAGAAAGGTTTCCTTTCCTTATATGGGAACATCTTATATCCCGTTTGAAAGATTGTTAACAGCATTTGGGAATGAAGTGGTAGTTCCTCCAAGACCTACTGAAGAAACAATCAGCTATGGGACTAAATATGCTCCCGAATTTGCCTGCTATCCTTTCAAGATTGTCTTAGGAACATATATCCAAGTGCTTGAAGTAGGAGCCGATACTTTGGTTTCTTCCGGTGGTGTCGGACCTTGTAGAGCAGGCCTGTATACGACTCTACAGGAAAAAATATTAAAAGATTTAGGATACGAATTTGAAATGATTACATTAGAGCCGCCAGGAAGACATCTCAGGGATTTGATAGATAATATAAAAAAACTGATAAACGACAGGCTTAGTTTAAAGGATTATATATCTATAGGCCGATTTGCATGGAAACAATTAGTTCTTTTGGACAAGGTGGAGAGGTTGTCACACAAGATGAGACCCTTGGAGGTCAAAAGAGGTGACACCACTCAAACATATAAAAAATGTGTAGAATTAATTGCAGGAGCAAAAAAATATAGTGATTTAAGGGAAATAGAACGTGAAGTGGAGCTTTTATATGATGCGATAGAAAAAAAAGATTACGATCCGATAAAAATTGGAATTGTAGGAGAAATCTATGTTCTACTGGAGCCCTCTTCAAATTTGGAAATCGAAGAAATGCTGGGAGAATTGGGAGTTTATGTTGAGCGTTCCATGTTTCTATCAGAATATACCATATCTAATGCAGTAATGGATTTATTCCATATTGCAGGCGATAGAGATGCTAAGAAAATGGCTGCTCCTTATTTTAAGGAAATGTGCGGAGGTCATGGCAGGGAATCGGTAGGAAACTCGGTGCTCTTTGCAAAAAGAGGCTTTGATGGGATAATTCAGCTTTCACCTTTCACCTGCATACCTGAAATCGTAGCAAAGAGTATTCTTCCAAAGGTATGTAAAGAGCATGGGCTAGGTTTTTTAACCATAAGTCTTGATGAACAGACAGGGAAAGAAGGCTTACGAACCCGGCTGGAGGCTTTTGTAGATTTACTTATGGCTAAACGAAAAAAAGCCGAGTCTTTTAGGGTTAAATCACAGTATGTAAAGGAGATGGCTTAA
- a CDS encoding acyl-CoA dehydratase activase, whose product MSHYLGVDVGSVSTNLVLIDEDGFLEEAIYIRTQGNPIKAVQEGMEQLSFRNKGKWNVKGVGATGSGRQLAGVIVGADVIKNEITAHAVAALREVPDVQTVLEIGGQDSKIIILRDGVVTDFAMNTVCAAGTGSFLDQQANRLNIPIEEFGDYALKSESPVRIAGRCAVFAESDMVHKQQLGYKTQDIIRGLCEALVRNYLNNIAKGKEIRPRIVFQGGVAANTGMKAAFEDALEEEIYIPKHYDVMGAIGAALLAKDAEISKTRFKGFGLSNIEFTADSFECSGCPNHCEVVNIKMEGKVIARWGDRCNKWKIVDNGVA is encoded by the coding sequence TTGTCCCATTATCTAGGTGTTGATGTGGGTTCGGTTAGCACGAACCTTGTTTTAATAGATGAGGACGGCTTTTTAGAAGAGGCAATATATATCAGGACACAGGGCAATCCCATAAAAGCTGTTCAAGAAGGGATGGAACAGCTTTCATTTCGGAATAAGGGTAAATGGAATGTAAAGGGAGTTGGGGCTACCGGAAGCGGCCGCCAATTGGCAGGTGTAATCGTTGGTGCGGATGTAATAAAAAACGAGATTACCGCACATGCGGTAGCGGCTCTGCGAGAAGTTCCGGATGTCCAGACGGTTCTTGAAATAGGCGGTCAGGACTCTAAAATTATTATTCTTAGAGATGGAGTTGTGACTGATTTTGCCATGAATACGGTATGCGCCGCAGGGACAGGTTCATTTCTTGACCAACAAGCCAATCGGTTGAATATTCCTATAGAGGAGTTTGGCGATTATGCTTTAAAGTCTGAAAGTCCTGTGCGCATTGCCGGCAGATGTGCTGTTTTTGCCGAGTCGGATATGGTTCATAAACAGCAGTTAGGATATAAAACCCAGGATATCATTCGTGGCTTGTGTGAAGCTCTAGTAAGAAACTATTTAAATAATATTGCAAAAGGTAAAGAAATTCGTCCCCGCATAGTTTTTCAAGGTGGGGTAGCAGCAAATACTGGTATGAAAGCAGCCTTTGAAGATGCTCTTGAAGAAGAAATATACATTCCAAAGCACTATGATGTTATGGGTGCAATAGGTGCCGCATTGTTGGCAAAGGATGCGGAGATATCCAAAACCCGATTTAAGGGATTTGGATTATCAAACATAGAATTTACTGCCGACAGTTTCGAATGTAGCGGTTGCCCAAACCATTGTGAGGTTGTTAATATAAAGATGGAGGGCAAGGTCATAGCTCGATGGGGAGATAGATGCAATAAGTGGAAAATCGTAGATAACGGAGTAGCATAA
- the purE gene encoding 5-(carboxyamino)imidazole ribonucleotide mutase, translating into MDDKVLVGIIMGSDSDLPVMKEAAKVLEKFNINYEITIVSAHRTPQRMFDYARYAESRGIEVIIAGAGGAAHLPGMVAAITTLPVIGVPIKTSTLNGLDSLFSIVQMPGGVPVATVAINNAINAGLLAAQILGIKYTAIRDHIKKYKENMKSEVTAKAERLETIGYNDYLGDE; encoded by the coding sequence ATGGATGATAAGGTTTTGGTAGGTATAATCATGGGTAGCGACTCAGACCTTCCCGTAATGAAGGAAGCTGCTAAAGTATTAGAGAAATTCAACATAAATTATGAGATTACCATAGTATCTGCTCATCGAACCCCTCAGCGGATGTTTGACTACGCTCGATATGCGGAATCAAGAGGCATCGAGGTAATTATAGCAGGTGCAGGGGGGGCTGCTCACCTTCCCGGAATGGTAGCAGCTATTACTACATTACCGGTCATCGGCGTGCCCATCAAAACCTCCACTTTAAATGGTCTTGACTCACTGTTTTCAATAGTTCAAATGCCCGGCGGCGTTCCTGTTGCTACTGTAGCAATAAATAATGCAATAAATGCCGGCTTGCTTGCGGCACAAATCTTGGGAATTAAATATACTGCCATTAGAGACCACATAAAAAAATATAAGGAAAATATGAAGTCCGAAGTAACGGCTAAGGCCGAAAGGCTTGAAACAATAGGATATAATGACTATTTAGGCGATGAGTAA
- a CDS encoding 5-(carboxyamino)imidazole ribonucleotide synthase, with protein sequence MAHPMDFKIGIIGGGQLGKMLAQEAKKLNFTVTVLDPTPECPAYSLVDRQIVAGFYDEDKIRELVVNSDITTFEIEHINTRILNELSAKGHKIFPSPHVLEIIQDKSKQKQMLDKNGIPTARWVMVNDDLSDAIENFGLPAVQKACKGGYDGRGVYVIEKPEDISNALKCDSFLEELIPIEKELAVMVARNTNKEIKCYPVVEMTFDQRANICDNTVAPARIEESIKKQALDLAMRCVEALDGVGIFGIEMFLTPDKKVLVNEIAPRPHNSGHYTIEACITSQFEQHLRAITGLPLGSTELIIPAVMVNLLGAEGYKGKPCFEGVEDILSIPGVNLHIYGKKETKPFRKMGHVTIVDKNLDSALKKADMVRKTIKVISEG encoded by the coding sequence ATGGCTCACCCAATGGATTTTAAAATTGGCATTATCGGAGGCGGTCAACTGGGGAAAATGCTGGCACAGGAAGCAAAAAAACTTAATTTTACCGTAACTGTTCTCGATCCTACGCCTGAGTGTCCAGCCTATTCATTAGTAGACCGCCAAATCGTAGCAGGATTTTATGATGAGGATAAAATTCGTGAACTTGTCGTAAATAGCGACATTACTACTTTTGAGATAGAACATATAAATACTCGTATACTTAACGAACTCAGCGCAAAAGGACATAAAATATTCCCTTCTCCTCATGTTCTTGAAATTATACAGGATAAATCTAAACAAAAACAGATGCTGGACAAAAACGGAATACCTACCGCCCGCTGGGTCATGGTAAATGATGATTTGTCCGATGCTATTGAGAATTTCGGGCTTCCCGCAGTTCAAAAGGCATGTAAGGGCGGTTACGATGGCCGAGGTGTTTATGTAATTGAAAAACCTGAAGATATTTCAAATGCCTTAAAATGCGACTCATTTTTAGAGGAACTTATTCCTATTGAAAAAGAATTAGCAGTAATGGTTGCGCGAAACACAAATAAGGAAATAAAATGTTACCCTGTCGTAGAAATGACCTTTGACCAAAGGGCCAATATATGTGATAATACAGTAGCTCCGGCCCGCATTGAAGAATCTATCAAAAAACAAGCTTTGGATTTGGCTATGAGATGTGTCGAGGCTTTGGATGGTGTCGGTATTTTTGGTATAGAAATGTTTCTGACACCGGATAAAAAGGTTCTTGTAAATGAAATAGCTCCTAGGCCTCATAATTCCGGGCATTATACCATTGAGGCCTGTATTACATCACAATTTGAGCAGCATTTAAGAGCAATAACAGGTTTACCTCTCGGTTCTACTGAATTAATAATACCGGCAGTGATGGTTAATCTTCTTGGTGCTGAAGGCTACAAAGGCAAACCTTGTTTTGAGGGTGTGGAAGATATACTGAGCATACCAGGCGTAAACCTTCATATTTACGGAAAAAAGGAAACAAAGCCTTTTAGAAAAATGGGGCATGTCACCATTGTTGACAAAAATCTGGATAGTGCTTTAAAAAAGGCTGATATGGTAAGAAAAACTATAAAAGTCATTTCGGAGGGATAG
- the alr gene encoding alanine racemase yields MELPIGPTYLEINLDTIASNTNNIKRLIGNKELMAVVKGNAYTHDMIEVSKTVLKNGASRLGVGRLEEGIYLRKAGITAPILNMCLNMEGQEREIVKYDIAQTVCDLDTVHRLSCEAAKMNKSAKIHVKIDTGMGRIGIFPEDALNFISEVSAMQNIEIEGVYTHFATPHDKEFMSYQLKLFSSVLKRLNQEGYSIPLKHCASSEAFVAMPDTWEKFDMVRIGDLIYGVYNSEEEKDKIKVNFAQTFKTTIVFLKKLGPNTSIGYDRTYITDKDTIIATLPAGYNDGYTKLYSNNGIVLVRGKKAPVVGRVCADQMMIDVTNIQDAKVGDEVVLWGRQGNETVLPVYDYIFMGDKQRVPKVFIKNNKPWKVKSIFGEKVF; encoded by the coding sequence ATGGAATTACCAATCGGTCCAACATATTTGGAAATAAATTTGGATACGATAGCAAGTAATACGAACAATATAAAGAGATTAATTGGAAATAAAGAACTGATGGCTGTTGTAAAAGGCAATGCCTACACACATGATATGATTGAAGTTTCCAAAACTGTTCTAAAGAATGGTGCATCAAGGTTGGGTGTTGGAAGACTTGAAGAAGGAATTTACTTGCGGAAGGCAGGTATAACCGCGCCAATCTTAAATATGTGTTTGAATATGGAAGGTCAAGAAAGAGAAATCGTTAAGTATGATATTGCACAGACGGTCTGCGATTTGGATACCGTACACAGGCTTTCCTGTGAAGCGGCAAAAATGAATAAAAGTGCAAAAATCCATGTTAAGATTGATACGGGTATGGGCAGAATAGGTATTTTCCCGGAGGATGCATTGAATTTCATCAGTGAAGTTAGCGCAATGCAGAACATAGAGATAGAGGGTGTATATACCCATTTTGCCACTCCTCATGATAAAGAATTTATGAGTTATCAGTTAAAACTGTTTTCAAGTGTTTTGAAACGGCTTAATCAAGAAGGGTATTCAATACCGCTTAAACACTGTGCATCGAGCGAAGCATTTGTTGCCATGCCAGATACATGGGAAAAGTTTGATATGGTTAGAATCGGTGATCTTATATATGGTGTTTATAACTCAGAAGAAGAAAAAGATAAAATCAAAGTTAATTTTGCTCAGACCTTTAAAACAACCATAGTATTCCTAAAAAAACTGGGCCCAAACACCAGTATAGGCTATGATAGAACATACATAACCGATAAAGATACAATTATTGCAACACTGCCTGCAGGATATAATGACGGATATACTAAGCTATACTCAAATAATGGTATTGTGCTCGTAAGAGGCAAAAAAGCTCCTGTGGTGGGAAGAGTATGTGCAGATCAGATGATGATAGATGTTACAAATATTCAGGATGCTAAGGTCGGCGATGAGGTTGTTTTGTGGGGAAGACAAGGCAATGAAACGGTGCTGCCTGTATATGATTATATTTTTATGGGTGACAAGCAGAGAGTTCCAAAAGTGTTTATAAAAAATAATAAACCGTGGAAAGTCAAGAGCATATTTGGGGAAAAGGTATTTTAA
- a CDS encoding NAD(P)/FAD-dependent oxidoreductase — MTKILVIGGGPAGLTAAIEAAKQGFDVTLFEKAKIGENIKCAEGFFDTMKLLGKPCAGVLFKVEQIIVKAKSTYSFDASYLNLWMIDRAVWQKALAKQAENNKVIIKQDFPVQHRELEQLRTAYDYIIDASGAPSVTSRLYGFSSFHKENSARTVQYTLKGDFSHIGNCLKVGLMPDFWGYYWIFPKGKDVANVGVGDFYPVQSESLWARLDKIIEQEGLSEYEILKKIGGICPTAIPESLKYDNILLVGDAAGLTSPLHGGGLDMAVISAMEAVKAIASNAQSYDKNLRAVFAAKLKFERFLAKLWCQRNLDEMDELIKNLEKNRIYGFMLNPHLINDTTITLLEKFFCKTAVC; from the coding sequence TTGACCAAAATTTTAGTTATAGGCGGTGGGCCGGCAGGGCTTACAGCAGCCATTGAAGCTGCTAAGCAAGGATTTGATGTAACACTCTTTGAAAAAGCTAAAATCGGTGAAAATATAAAATGTGCCGAAGGCTTTTTCGATACCATGAAATTGTTGGGAAAACCATGTGCAGGTGTATTGTTTAAAGTGGAACAAATTATAGTAAAAGCTAAATCAACGTATAGCTTTGATGCCAGTTATTTAAATTTATGGATGATTGATAGGGCAGTTTGGCAAAAAGCATTGGCAAAGCAAGCAGAAAATAATAAGGTTATAATTAAACAAGATTTTCCTGTTCAGCATAGAGAGTTAGAACAACTAAGAACAGCATATGATTATATTATAGATGCAAGCGGTGCCCCCTCTGTTACATCAAGGTTATATGGTTTTTCAAGTTTTCATAAAGAAAATTCCGCAAGGACAGTTCAGTACACTTTAAAAGGGGATTTTTCTCATATCGGTAATTGCCTTAAAGTTGGTCTGATGCCGGATTTTTGGGGATATTATTGGATTTTTCCGAAAGGCAAGGATGTTGCAAACGTCGGTGTCGGAGATTTCTATCCGGTGCAAAGTGAAAGCCTGTGGGCACGCCTTGATAAGATAATTGAACAAGAAGGTTTAAGCGAGTATGAAATATTAAAAAAAATCGGCGGTATATGCCCGACGGCAATACCTGAAAGTTTAAAGTATGATAATATATTATTGGTAGGCGATGCGGCGGGTCTTACATCTCCTTTGCATGGTGGCGGACTTGATATGGCTGTTATAAGTGCCATGGAAGCCGTAAAAGCCATAGCTTCTAATGCTCAATCCTATGATAAGAATTTGAGAGCAGTTTTTGCTGCAAAACTGAAGTTTGAAAGGTTTTTAGCTAAACTATGGTGTCAAAGGAATCTCGATGAAATGGATGAGTTAATTAAGAATTTAGAAAAAAATAGAATATATGGTTTTATGCTAAATCCTCATCTGATAAATGATACCACGATAACTTTATTAGAAAAGTTTTTTTGCAAAACAGCAGTCTGTTGA
- a CDS encoding YhcN/YlaJ family sporulation lipoprotein, translating to MKKILVLSLILSLSLSLALGGCSTTKKPAPKPAPPAKITPTPSPAKKPATSAHTRATKLAKAAEKVEGVKSATVVITDSTAMVGLETNPNIEAKKTEEIKTKVADEIKRADTSIKTVSITTDPNLITRLKKVAQGIKEGKPISSFADEIAEITRRITPKTKTK from the coding sequence ATGAAAAAAATATTGGTATTAAGCTTAATACTGTCTTTAAGTCTTTCATTGGCCCTTGGTGGTTGTAGCACAACTAAAAAACCAGCTCCAAAGCCGGCTCCTCCTGCCAAAATAACGCCTACGCCGTCGCCTGCTAAAAAGCCGGCAACTTCAGCTCATACAAGAGCTACTAAGTTAGCTAAGGCAGCGGAGAAGGTCGAAGGTGTTAAATCGGCTACTGTTGTTATAACTGATTCTACAGCCATGGTTGGTTTGGAAACAAATCCGAATATTGAAGCTAAAAAAACCGAAGAAATTAAGACTAAAGTAGCCGATGAAATCAAAAGAGCCGATACTAGTATTAAAACAGTCAGTATCACAACAGATCCGAACCTAATCACTCGTTTAAAAAAAGTAGCCCAAGGTATAAAGGAAGGAAAGCCGATCTCTAGCTTTGCTGACGAAATAGCTGAAATTACTCGTAGAATAACTCCAAAAACCAAAACAAAGTAA
- a CDS encoding FHA domain-containing protein, with product MFELLSRVSKYIFIALIYYFLFNFLKIMMADLRREKNYPKETGFILVEENGKKHMLFDINTIGRADDADIIIDDPFISSKHALIAKRGSKLVIQDLNSTNGTFLNGKKIKKPVRLKENDEIRLGTKKFTFLRGETIGTGDRSYLQ from the coding sequence GTGTTTGAACTGCTGTCACGAGTTTCAAAATATATTTTTATTGCTCTCATATATTATTTTTTGTTCAATTTCCTAAAAATAATGATGGCAGATTTAAGAAGAGAAAAAAACTATCCAAAGGAAACTGGATTTATCTTAGTAGAAGAAAATGGCAAAAAACACATGCTGTTTGACATAAATACGATAGGCAGAGCTGATGATGCGGATATAATTATTGACGACCCTTTTATTTCCAGCAAACATGCGTTAATTGCAAAAAGAGGTTCAAAGTTAGTAATTCAAGACTTAAACAGTACAAATGGCACCTTTTTAAATGGCAAAAAAATTAAAAAGCCGGTTAGGTTAAAGGAAAATGATGAAATCCGTTTGGGCACAAAAAAATTTACATTTTTAAGAGGTGAAACCATTGGAACCGGGGACCGAAGCTACTTACAATAA
- a CDS encoding peptidoglycan D,D-transpeptidase FtsI family protein, with amino-acid sequence MDKLERNIKLLFTVFCFLFISLIIYLTYFTTVERERLIKSSYNRRLWEQEEKVMRGTIYDRKGRPLAESGIEGGNKKRIYNGGKAIGPLVGYSDRILGRAGLESIFNGELLGISEQDPVALLRQKILGVNERGSNLYLTIDLDLQKKAYNLFQGRKGALVALEPKTGQILALVSSPGYDPSMIKQDWETISNNEDKPLMNRATQGLYPPGSIFKIITLAAALTHNPEIETETFYTPGYIKVNGNIIRDSEHLWPGEYDLSTAFRYSSNTVFIQIGQRVQREKMISMAESFGFNSSNKCDIPVAKSTFPRPSMVGGDVEMAEAFIGQGKILATPMEMAQVAAIIANEGRVVTPYIMEKIISPLGDVKTVKSSTSTTQIVSKQVADKIKALMVEVIRNGTGTAAAINGIEVAGKTGSAENPHGRAHAWFIGFAPAQNPEIALAVIVENAGSGGAVAGPIARDVILQYLNSLK; translated from the coding sequence ATGGATAAGCTTGAAAGAAATATAAAACTCCTATTTACTGTTTTTTGTTTCCTTTTTATTTCGCTTATAATATATTTAACATATTTTACTACTGTCGAGCGGGAAAGGCTTATCAAAAGCTCATATAATCGTAGACTATGGGAGCAGGAAGAAAAAGTAATGAGGGGGACCATTTATGATAGGAAAGGCAGACCTTTAGCCGAGTCAGGCATAGAGGGTGGAAATAAAAAAAGGATATATAATGGCGGAAAAGCTATAGGACCGCTTGTAGGATATTCGGACCGAATTCTAGGCAGAGCAGGGCTTGAAAGTATTTTTAACGGTGAATTGCTGGGAATATCTGAGCAGGATCCGGTTGCACTTCTGCGCCAAAAGATATTAGGAGTAAATGAACGCGGAAGTAATTTATATCTTACCATAGATTTAGATTTGCAAAAAAAGGCTTATAATTTGTTTCAAGGTCGTAAAGGAGCATTGGTAGCACTAGAACCGAAAACCGGCCAAATTTTAGCATTAGTGAGCTCTCCGGGCTATGACCCGTCAATGATTAAGCAAGATTGGGAAACCATTTCCAATAATGAGGACAAACCTCTAATGAATCGAGCCACACAGGGTCTTTACCCTCCGGGTTCAATTTTTAAAATCATAACATTAGCAGCAGCGTTAACACATAATCCTGAAATAGAGACTGAAACCTTTTATACTCCTGGATATATAAAAGTTAATGGAAACATTATAAGAGATTCAGAACATTTATGGCCTGGTGAGTATGATTTGTCCACAGCTTTTCGATATTCGAGCAATACTGTTTTTATTCAAATAGGGCAGAGGGTGCAAAGGGAAAAAATGATATCGATGGCTGAAAGTTTTGGCTTTAATAGCTCCAATAAATGTGATATTCCCGTAGCCAAAAGCACTTTTCCCAGACCTTCTATGGTTGGAGGTGATGTTGAAATGGCCGAGGCTTTTATAGGCCAAGGGAAGATTTTGGCTACACCAATGGAGATGGCTCAGGTAGCTGCGATTATTGCAAATGAAGGCAGAGTAGTAACCCCATATATTATGGAAAAAATTATTTCTCCGCTGGGGGATGTAAAAACTGTAAAATCTAGCACAAGCACGACTCAAATAGTGAGCAAGCAAGTAGCCGATAAGATAAAAGCCCTTATGGTAGAAGTCATAAGAAACGGTACCGGAACCGCTGCAGCAATAAATGGAATTGAAGTTGCCGGTAAAACAGGAAGTGCTGAAAATCCGCATGGTAGGGCACACGCTTGGTTTATCGGCTTTGCTCCGGCACAAAACCCCGAGATTGCATTAGCGGTTATAGTGGAAAATGCAGGTTCAGGAGGTGCGGTGGCCGGCCCTATTGCGCGAGATGTAATCTTACAGTATTTAAACAGCTTAAAATAG
- a CDS encoding DMT family transporter, with translation MNNLKKSTIADIALFFVALGWGLNFVVEKKSLTMITPLMYLGLRFILSALLMAVIFHKQLKNITKEDIKGGLIIGLFVLLGFVTQTVGLVYTTPSKSGFITGSNVVMVPFLAYFITKEFPQLNQIVGAIITFVGLGFVSIDENLVIGWGDILTLLCALCFALQITFTEYYVKKSNPINIAFIQIALTGIITMGIAIIQEPAISLSYDLEIWGSILFGAVFCTAGAFAVQNVAQKYTNSTHAAVILCTESIFAGIFSYLFWGEPLALKTVVGFVLVLAGVLITEIVPARATECIKESAETTTL, from the coding sequence GTGAACAATTTGAAAAAAAGTACGATTGCAGACATAGCATTATTTTTCGTGGCTCTTGGCTGGGGGCTGAATTTTGTTGTAGAAAAGAAATCTTTAACAATGATTACTCCACTCATGTACCTGGGCTTAAGGTTCATTCTAAGTGCATTGCTTATGGCCGTAATATTTCATAAACAATTAAAAAATATAACTAAGGAAGATATTAAGGGTGGCCTAATCATTGGACTGTTTGTGCTGTTGGGTTTTGTAACTCAGACCGTTGGTCTTGTTTATACAACCCCGTCAAAGTCCGGATTTATTACTGGCAGTAATGTGGTTATGGTTCCATTTTTGGCTTACTTTATAACAAAAGAATTTCCCCAACTAAACCAAATAGTCGGAGCAATAATAACATTTGTGGGTTTAGGATTTGTTTCTATCGATGAAAACTTAGTTATTGGCTGGGGGGATATACTCACATTATTGTGTGCATTATGTTTTGCATTGCAGATTACCTTTACCGAATACTATGTAAAAAAATCCAATCCGATAAATATAGCATTTATACAAATAGCACTGACAGGCATAATAACTATGGGTATTGCAATAATCCAAGAACCTGCCATATCTTTAAGCTATGACCTAGAAATATGGGGTTCAATTTTATTTGGCGCGGTATTCTGCACTGCTGGAGCTTTTGCTGTTCAAAATGTTGCTCAAAAATATACCAATTCTACACATGCTGCTGTGATACTGTGCACTGAGTCAATTTTTGCAGGCATCTTTTCTTACCTGTTCTGGGGAGAACCCCTGGCTTTAAAGACAGTAGTTGGTTTTGTTTTAGTTCTAGCAGGAGTTTTAATTACAGAAATAGTTCCCGCCAGAGCAACCGAATGCATTAAAGAATCGGCAGAAACAACAACACTGTAA
- a CDS encoding ABC transporter ATP-binding protein: MLKLDDIVTHYGNIQALKGISIEVKQGEIVTIIGANGAGKTTTLKTICGLISPTSGKVYFQNKDITGKATSDIVEAGIAMVPEGRRVFPRMTVLENLQLGAYLNKNRQEVKNYLEEVFTLFPILKNRKKQIAGTLSGGEQQMLAIGRALMAKPKLLLLDEPSMGLAPKIVANIFDIITEINKEGTTILLVEQNARMALSIANKGFVIETGKIVLQDTAENLLKNEEVKKAYLGE, from the coding sequence ATGCTAAAGCTAGATGATATTGTAACACATTATGGTAACATTCAAGCATTAAAAGGAATATCTATCGAGGTAAAGCAAGGAGAAATCGTTACAATCATAGGGGCTAATGGAGCCGGTAAGACGACTACATTAAAAACCATCTGTGGCCTTATATCTCCTACTTCAGGTAAGGTTTATTTTCAAAATAAGGATATAACGGGCAAAGCAACTTCGGATATAGTAGAAGCAGGTATAGCCATGGTTCCCGAAGGGCGTAGAGTTTTCCCCAGGATGACCGTACTGGAAAATCTTCAGTTAGGTGCTTACCTTAATAAAAACCGACAGGAAGTAAAAAATTATCTTGAAGAAGTTTTTACGCTTTTTCCTATTCTTAAAAATCGTAAAAAGCAAATTGCCGGCACACTTTCCGGCGGTGAGCAGCAGATGCTGGCCATAGGCCGTGCATTAATGGCCAAACCAAAATTGCTGCTTTTGGATGAACCTTCCATGGGACTTGCACCTAAAATCGTAGCAAATATATTCGATATAATAACAGAAATAAACAAAGAAGGAACCACTATCCTATTAGTAGAACAAAATGCCAGAATGGCTTTATCCATAGCTAATAAAGGTTTCGTCATAGAAACAGGTAAAATAGTACTACAAGATACTGCAGAAAATCTTTTAAAAAATGAAGAAGTAAAAAAAGCCTATCTTGGAGAATAA